One Ranitomeya imitator isolate aRanImi1 chromosome 1, aRanImi1.pri, whole genome shotgun sequence DNA window includes the following coding sequences:
- the ZNF687 gene encoding zinc finger protein 687 isoform X1, translating to MFLPSVKFTMGDMKTPDFDDLLAAFDIPDMDANEAIHSGPEDSEGQGKPSGEAVSTEHGLPPADITAVSVIVKNTVCPEQPDLLDLHGKDPPSLGPRLIQNGFNPPEVSRTLAAASPASNGGENWTSRSKAGKSLELFTDFSPVDNPIDNRVAELIDKPREVKLKERLIFEPPESDLCPSTADPSADQGLRVIPPPFTISKVAGGIGSLGICLGTHSFKKEPDDEGSGSLPASGESFPPVHYTEPPVPAWTSPEHKNDVAFIKNTSHDADGPGSKPPANPESHPEFTDPPKNPKTSSDPDPPGLKEEPNWSPRSLASDLEEEDGISSPSSNSSRPLKVRIKTIKTQSGSITRTVTRVSSDSDTITSAQMSEGSPQPPEASQENTPNYKEDASISVPKDKSGLPSSPSKAEAASVVKVPLGNAVKLQGSILPVSTIQNASSVMLMAASVAQQKAVVMPSKANKVMAKNIIHLVQQPLSSTAPLTTVNMTTQVATSSTISTTSSPQRSATIVMVQSQKPTPAVAGTVISRTQSSLVENFNKILNSKNLLPTYKPNLTPPAESSLSLPLSGFRCLECGDSFALEKSLARHYDRRSMRIEVTCNHCTKRLVFFNKCSLLLHARKHKDNGLVMQCSHLVMRPIALEQMIGQPDVTPLVSVAVLTPGNASMPGPAQDTAATASPTSDSAILPEQSTYSTFRCLECKEQCKNKAGLAIHFQQTSPSTASGSTVCSLCPMMMPNRCSYEAHQRMHKQSPPNVCPECGGNFRIENFQTHLKEICLHFSRRIGYRCQSCSVVFGGVNSIKSHIQTSHCEVFHKCPVCPMAFKSAPSAHAHIYTQHPGFNNQQAKMIYKCAMCDTVFTHKPLLCSHLDHAHFDQQLGNQRVSVFKCPDCPLLFAQKRTMLEHLKTTHNSVVKEDPPQSQELVTPKPEPMEIPVSKQSDPEPEVEESSSSDPPSSPEVKKKSKTKDVQKPGPPRQRSNCCTCGICHSWFPERDEYVLHMKKEHGKSVKKFPCRLCERSFCSAPSLRRHVRVNHEGIKRVYPCRYCTEGKRTFSSRLILEKHIQVRHGIKVTDQARSQEVLVPRNSSKSQVSSKKRKLSSDESGSDETLKNKPAPQKPKRSFQCRACGYKTGSLADFRQHIPQHCTSESSHQCRECGMCFTSQGSLSRHRFMMHKMKDVAEEETEPTHKMEESSERRLTCQVCNKSFDSQLNLNTHFRTHGMAFIKQRQSSGMDN from the exons GCCCTCTGTGAAATTTACCATGGGCGACATGAAGACCCCTGACTTTGATGATCTCTTAGCTGCATTTGATATTCCAGACATGGACGCAAATGAAGCGATTCACTCAGGACCAGAGGACTCGGAGGGACAAGGAAAGCCATCAGGGGAAGCGGTGAGCACCGAACATGGGCTGCCACCGGCCGACATCACCGCCGTCAGCGTCATCGTGAAGAACACAGTCTGTCCTGAGCAGCCAGACTTACTGGACCTTCATGGAAAGGATCCCCCGAGTCTAGGCCCCCGACTCATTCAGAATGGATTCAACCCACCCGAGGTGTCCCGGACATTGGCAGCTGCCTCTCCAGCCTCTAATGGAGGAGAGAACTGGACATCCAGATCCAAAGCCGGGAAATCCTTAGAGCTGTTCACAGATTTCTCGCCGGTGGATAACCCCATCGACAACCGAGTGGCTGAACTGATTGACAAGCCGCGGGAGGTGAAACTAAAGGAGAGGCTGATATTTGAACCCCCAGAGTCCGACCTCTGCCCTTCGACAGCTGACCCTTCAGCAGATCAAGGCCTTAGAGTCATCCCTCCACCCTTCACTATCAGTAAAGTCGCTGGAGGCATCGGATCCCTGGGAATTTGTCTAGGAACGCATTCCTTCAAGAAAGAACCAGATGATGAGGGTTCGGGGAGTCTTCCAGCCTCAGGGGAGTCTTTCCCTCCTGTTCATTACACTGAACCCCCAGTACCTGCGTGGACCAGCCCTGAGCACAAGAATGACGTTGCATTCATCAAAAACACCTCACATGATGCAGATGGTCCAGGGTCCAAACCCCCAGCAAACCCTGAATCCCATCCGGAGTTCACTGATCCCCCAAAGAACCCGAAAACCAGCAGTGACCCCGATCCTCCTGGATTAAAAGAGGAGCCAAACTGGAGCCCACGGAGCTTAGCCAGTGACCTCGAGGAGGAAGATGGAATCAGCTCCCCATCATCAAACTCTTCACGACCCCTCAAAGTCCGGATCAAAACCATAAAGACCCAATCTGGGAGTATCACCAGGACTGTCACTCGCGTGTCCTCTGACTCCGACACCATCACTTCTGCCCAGATGTCAGAGGGATCTCCGCAGCCTCCAGAGGCCAGTCAAGAAAACACCCCTAACTACAAGGAAGACGCCAGTATTTCAGTACCGAAAGATAAAAGCGGGCTTCCATCAAGTCCATCAAAAGCGGAAGCTGCTTCGGTGGTGAAGGTGCCACTTGGCAACGCCGTAAAGCTGCAGGGCTCCATCCTGCCTGTGTCCACAATTCAGAATGCCAGCAGTGTCATGCTCATGGCGGCAAGCGTGGCTCAGCAGAAGGCGGTGGTCATGCCCTCCAAGGCCAATAAGGTCATGGCCAAGAACATCATCCACCTGGTGCAGCAGCCGTTGTCCAGCACAGCCCCTCTCACCACTGTGAATATGACCACCCAGGTAGCTACCAGCTCTACTATCAGCACGACCAGTAGCCCACAGCGCAGCGCTACCATAGTCATGGTGCAGTCCCAGAAACCTACGCCAGCCGTAGCAGGCACAGTCATCTCCCGCACACAGTCTAGTCTGGTGGAAAACTTCAATAAAATCCTCAACAGCAAAAATTTACTTCCCACCTACAAACCGAACCTCACCCCCCCTGCAGAGTCCAGCCTGAGCTTGCCCCTGTCCGGTTTCCGCTGCTTGGAGTGTGGAGACTCTTTCGCCCTGGAGAAGAGCCTGGCCAGACACTACGACCGCCGTAGCATGAGGATCGAGGTGACCTGCAACCACTGCACCAAGCGCCTGGTCTTCTTCAATAagtgcagcctcctcctgcacgccCGCAAGCACAAGGATAACGGCCTGGTCATGCAGTGCTCCCACCTGGTCATGAGGCCTATTGCCCTTGAGCAGATGATCGGACAGCCGGATGTCACACCGCTTGTGTCAGTGGCTGTACTAACTCCAGGAAATGCCTCAATGCCTGGCCCAGCTCAGGACACTGCCGCTACTGCCAGCCCAACCAGTGATTCTGCCATCCTGCCAGAGCAGTCCACTTACTCCACCTTCCGCTGCTTAGAGTGTAAGGAGCAGTGTAAGAACAAGGCTGGCCTGGCCATCCACTTTCAACAGACTTCCCCCTCCACAGCCAGCGGCAGCACG GTTTGTTCTTTGTGCCCTATGATGATGCCAAATCGATGCAGCTATGAAGCACACCAGCGCATGCACAAGCAAAGCCCCCCAAATGTGTGTCCTGAGTGTGGGGGCAACTTCCGCATTGAAAACTTTCAGACTCACCTGAAGGAGATCTGTCTCCACTTCTCACGGAGGATTGGCTACAG GTGCCAGAGCTGTTCCGTGGTGTTTGGAGGAGTAAACTCCATCAAGTCTCACATTCAGACGTCTCATTGTGAGGTTTTCCATAAGTGTCCAGTCTGCCCCATGGCCTTTAAGTCTGCACCCAGCGCTCATGCCCACATTTACACCCAGCACCCGGGATTTAACAACCAACAGGCCAA GATGATCTATAAGTGTGCCATGTGCGACACCGTCTTTACCCACAAGCCTTTGCTCTGCTCCCATTTGGATCATGCCCATTTTGATCAGCAGTTGGGAAACCAGAGGGTGAGCGTCTTCAAGTGCCCAGACTGCCCATTGCTATTTGCCCAGAAGCGCACAATGCTTGAGCATCTGAAG ACGACACATAACAGTGTGGTGAAGGAGGACCCCCCACAGTCTCAGGAGCTAGTGACCCCCAAACCAGAGCCCATGGAGATTCCTGTGAGTAAGCAATCGGATCCGGAGCCAGAGGTGGAGGAGTCTTCATCTTCAGATCCCCCTAGCTCCCCCGAAGTAAAGAAGAAGAGCAAGACTAAAGACGTACAGAAGCCAGGGCCCCCCAGACAGAGGAGCAACTGCTGCACATGCGGGATTTGCCACTCATGGTTCCCTGAGCGGGATGAGTACGTGCTGCACATGAAGAAGGAACATGGGAAG TCTGTGAAGAAGTTTCCGTGCCGTCTCTGTGAACGCTCCTTCTGCTCTGCCCCCAGTCTGCGGCGTCACGTCCGAGTGAATCACGAGGGCATTAAGCGAGTGTACCCATGCAG GTACTGCACGGAGGGAAAGCGCACCTTCAGCAGCCGTCTGATTCTCGAGAAGCACATTCAAGTGCGTCACGGCATTAAAGTGACAGACCAGGCACGGAGCCAGGAGGTCCTGGTGCCTCGGAACAGCAGCAAATCCCAG GTCTCATCAAAGAAGAGGAAACTCTCATCAGATGAGTCTGGGAGCGATGAAACCCTGAAAAATAAGCCTGCCCCTCAGAAACCGAAGCGCAGCTTTCAATGCCGAGCCTGTGGCTACAAGACTGGCAGCCTGGCTGACTTCCGGCAGCACATCCCCCAGCATTGTACCAGCGAGAGCTCTCACCAGTGCAGAGAGTGTGGCATGTGCTTCACCTCGCAGGGTTCCTTGAGCCGCCATCGCTTCATGATGCACAAAATGAAGGATGTGGCCGAAGAGGAGACAGAGCCCACCCACAAGATGGAAGAGTCCTCTGAACGGAGATTGACCTGCCAGGTCTGTAATAAAAGCTTTGACAGTCAGCTCAACCTCAACACTCACTTCCGTACACATGGTATGGCCTTTATCAAACAGCGGCAGAGCAGCGGAATGGACAACTGA
- the ZNF687 gene encoding zinc finger protein 687 isoform X2, producing MGDMKTPDFDDLLAAFDIPDMDANEAIHSGPEDSEGQGKPSGEAVSTEHGLPPADITAVSVIVKNTVCPEQPDLLDLHGKDPPSLGPRLIQNGFNPPEVSRTLAAASPASNGGENWTSRSKAGKSLELFTDFSPVDNPIDNRVAELIDKPREVKLKERLIFEPPESDLCPSTADPSADQGLRVIPPPFTISKVAGGIGSLGICLGTHSFKKEPDDEGSGSLPASGESFPPVHYTEPPVPAWTSPEHKNDVAFIKNTSHDADGPGSKPPANPESHPEFTDPPKNPKTSSDPDPPGLKEEPNWSPRSLASDLEEEDGISSPSSNSSRPLKVRIKTIKTQSGSITRTVTRVSSDSDTITSAQMSEGSPQPPEASQENTPNYKEDASISVPKDKSGLPSSPSKAEAASVVKVPLGNAVKLQGSILPVSTIQNASSVMLMAASVAQQKAVVMPSKANKVMAKNIIHLVQQPLSSTAPLTTVNMTTQVATSSTISTTSSPQRSATIVMVQSQKPTPAVAGTVISRTQSSLVENFNKILNSKNLLPTYKPNLTPPAESSLSLPLSGFRCLECGDSFALEKSLARHYDRRSMRIEVTCNHCTKRLVFFNKCSLLLHARKHKDNGLVMQCSHLVMRPIALEQMIGQPDVTPLVSVAVLTPGNASMPGPAQDTAATASPTSDSAILPEQSTYSTFRCLECKEQCKNKAGLAIHFQQTSPSTASGSTVCSLCPMMMPNRCSYEAHQRMHKQSPPNVCPECGGNFRIENFQTHLKEICLHFSRRIGYRCQSCSVVFGGVNSIKSHIQTSHCEVFHKCPVCPMAFKSAPSAHAHIYTQHPGFNNQQAKMIYKCAMCDTVFTHKPLLCSHLDHAHFDQQLGNQRVSVFKCPDCPLLFAQKRTMLEHLKTTHNSVVKEDPPQSQELVTPKPEPMEIPVSKQSDPEPEVEESSSSDPPSSPEVKKKSKTKDVQKPGPPRQRSNCCTCGICHSWFPERDEYVLHMKKEHGKSVKKFPCRLCERSFCSAPSLRRHVRVNHEGIKRVYPCRYCTEGKRTFSSRLILEKHIQVRHGIKVTDQARSQEVLVPRNSSKSQVSSKKRKLSSDESGSDETLKNKPAPQKPKRSFQCRACGYKTGSLADFRQHIPQHCTSESSHQCRECGMCFTSQGSLSRHRFMMHKMKDVAEEETEPTHKMEESSERRLTCQVCNKSFDSQLNLNTHFRTHGMAFIKQRQSSGMDN from the exons ATGGGCGACATGAAGACCCCTGACTTTGATGATCTCTTAGCTGCATTTGATATTCCAGACATGGACGCAAATGAAGCGATTCACTCAGGACCAGAGGACTCGGAGGGACAAGGAAAGCCATCAGGGGAAGCGGTGAGCACCGAACATGGGCTGCCACCGGCCGACATCACCGCCGTCAGCGTCATCGTGAAGAACACAGTCTGTCCTGAGCAGCCAGACTTACTGGACCTTCATGGAAAGGATCCCCCGAGTCTAGGCCCCCGACTCATTCAGAATGGATTCAACCCACCCGAGGTGTCCCGGACATTGGCAGCTGCCTCTCCAGCCTCTAATGGAGGAGAGAACTGGACATCCAGATCCAAAGCCGGGAAATCCTTAGAGCTGTTCACAGATTTCTCGCCGGTGGATAACCCCATCGACAACCGAGTGGCTGAACTGATTGACAAGCCGCGGGAGGTGAAACTAAAGGAGAGGCTGATATTTGAACCCCCAGAGTCCGACCTCTGCCCTTCGACAGCTGACCCTTCAGCAGATCAAGGCCTTAGAGTCATCCCTCCACCCTTCACTATCAGTAAAGTCGCTGGAGGCATCGGATCCCTGGGAATTTGTCTAGGAACGCATTCCTTCAAGAAAGAACCAGATGATGAGGGTTCGGGGAGTCTTCCAGCCTCAGGGGAGTCTTTCCCTCCTGTTCATTACACTGAACCCCCAGTACCTGCGTGGACCAGCCCTGAGCACAAGAATGACGTTGCATTCATCAAAAACACCTCACATGATGCAGATGGTCCAGGGTCCAAACCCCCAGCAAACCCTGAATCCCATCCGGAGTTCACTGATCCCCCAAAGAACCCGAAAACCAGCAGTGACCCCGATCCTCCTGGATTAAAAGAGGAGCCAAACTGGAGCCCACGGAGCTTAGCCAGTGACCTCGAGGAGGAAGATGGAATCAGCTCCCCATCATCAAACTCTTCACGACCCCTCAAAGTCCGGATCAAAACCATAAAGACCCAATCTGGGAGTATCACCAGGACTGTCACTCGCGTGTCCTCTGACTCCGACACCATCACTTCTGCCCAGATGTCAGAGGGATCTCCGCAGCCTCCAGAGGCCAGTCAAGAAAACACCCCTAACTACAAGGAAGACGCCAGTATTTCAGTACCGAAAGATAAAAGCGGGCTTCCATCAAGTCCATCAAAAGCGGAAGCTGCTTCGGTGGTGAAGGTGCCACTTGGCAACGCCGTAAAGCTGCAGGGCTCCATCCTGCCTGTGTCCACAATTCAGAATGCCAGCAGTGTCATGCTCATGGCGGCAAGCGTGGCTCAGCAGAAGGCGGTGGTCATGCCCTCCAAGGCCAATAAGGTCATGGCCAAGAACATCATCCACCTGGTGCAGCAGCCGTTGTCCAGCACAGCCCCTCTCACCACTGTGAATATGACCACCCAGGTAGCTACCAGCTCTACTATCAGCACGACCAGTAGCCCACAGCGCAGCGCTACCATAGTCATGGTGCAGTCCCAGAAACCTACGCCAGCCGTAGCAGGCACAGTCATCTCCCGCACACAGTCTAGTCTGGTGGAAAACTTCAATAAAATCCTCAACAGCAAAAATTTACTTCCCACCTACAAACCGAACCTCACCCCCCCTGCAGAGTCCAGCCTGAGCTTGCCCCTGTCCGGTTTCCGCTGCTTGGAGTGTGGAGACTCTTTCGCCCTGGAGAAGAGCCTGGCCAGACACTACGACCGCCGTAGCATGAGGATCGAGGTGACCTGCAACCACTGCACCAAGCGCCTGGTCTTCTTCAATAagtgcagcctcctcctgcacgccCGCAAGCACAAGGATAACGGCCTGGTCATGCAGTGCTCCCACCTGGTCATGAGGCCTATTGCCCTTGAGCAGATGATCGGACAGCCGGATGTCACACCGCTTGTGTCAGTGGCTGTACTAACTCCAGGAAATGCCTCAATGCCTGGCCCAGCTCAGGACACTGCCGCTACTGCCAGCCCAACCAGTGATTCTGCCATCCTGCCAGAGCAGTCCACTTACTCCACCTTCCGCTGCTTAGAGTGTAAGGAGCAGTGTAAGAACAAGGCTGGCCTGGCCATCCACTTTCAACAGACTTCCCCCTCCACAGCCAGCGGCAGCACG GTTTGTTCTTTGTGCCCTATGATGATGCCAAATCGATGCAGCTATGAAGCACACCAGCGCATGCACAAGCAAAGCCCCCCAAATGTGTGTCCTGAGTGTGGGGGCAACTTCCGCATTGAAAACTTTCAGACTCACCTGAAGGAGATCTGTCTCCACTTCTCACGGAGGATTGGCTACAG GTGCCAGAGCTGTTCCGTGGTGTTTGGAGGAGTAAACTCCATCAAGTCTCACATTCAGACGTCTCATTGTGAGGTTTTCCATAAGTGTCCAGTCTGCCCCATGGCCTTTAAGTCTGCACCCAGCGCTCATGCCCACATTTACACCCAGCACCCGGGATTTAACAACCAACAGGCCAA GATGATCTATAAGTGTGCCATGTGCGACACCGTCTTTACCCACAAGCCTTTGCTCTGCTCCCATTTGGATCATGCCCATTTTGATCAGCAGTTGGGAAACCAGAGGGTGAGCGTCTTCAAGTGCCCAGACTGCCCATTGCTATTTGCCCAGAAGCGCACAATGCTTGAGCATCTGAAG ACGACACATAACAGTGTGGTGAAGGAGGACCCCCCACAGTCTCAGGAGCTAGTGACCCCCAAACCAGAGCCCATGGAGATTCCTGTGAGTAAGCAATCGGATCCGGAGCCAGAGGTGGAGGAGTCTTCATCTTCAGATCCCCCTAGCTCCCCCGAAGTAAAGAAGAAGAGCAAGACTAAAGACGTACAGAAGCCAGGGCCCCCCAGACAGAGGAGCAACTGCTGCACATGCGGGATTTGCCACTCATGGTTCCCTGAGCGGGATGAGTACGTGCTGCACATGAAGAAGGAACATGGGAAG TCTGTGAAGAAGTTTCCGTGCCGTCTCTGTGAACGCTCCTTCTGCTCTGCCCCCAGTCTGCGGCGTCACGTCCGAGTGAATCACGAGGGCATTAAGCGAGTGTACCCATGCAG GTACTGCACGGAGGGAAAGCGCACCTTCAGCAGCCGTCTGATTCTCGAGAAGCACATTCAAGTGCGTCACGGCATTAAAGTGACAGACCAGGCACGGAGCCAGGAGGTCCTGGTGCCTCGGAACAGCAGCAAATCCCAG GTCTCATCAAAGAAGAGGAAACTCTCATCAGATGAGTCTGGGAGCGATGAAACCCTGAAAAATAAGCCTGCCCCTCAGAAACCGAAGCGCAGCTTTCAATGCCGAGCCTGTGGCTACAAGACTGGCAGCCTGGCTGACTTCCGGCAGCACATCCCCCAGCATTGTACCAGCGAGAGCTCTCACCAGTGCAGAGAGTGTGGCATGTGCTTCACCTCGCAGGGTTCCTTGAGCCGCCATCGCTTCATGATGCACAAAATGAAGGATGTGGCCGAAGAGGAGACAGAGCCCACCCACAAGATGGAAGAGTCCTCTGAACGGAGATTGACCTGCCAGGTCTGTAATAAAAGCTTTGACAGTCAGCTCAACCTCAACACTCACTTCCGTACACATGGTATGGCCTTTATCAAACAGCGGCAGAGCAGCGGAATGGACAACTGA